From a single Candidatus Zixiibacteriota bacterium genomic region:
- a CDS encoding Fe-S-containing hydro-lyase → MANKKHISTPLTDTVVADLKIGDEVLITGVIYTARDAAHKKLVDLIDKGEKLPFDPKGQIVYFAGPSPTKPGQVVGSIGPTTSYRMNAYSPRMIEVGLKGMIGKGEMGPEVVAKMKEKRAVYFAAVGGAAALIAKSVTGNELIAYEELGAEAIRKLTVKEFPAIVALDCHGGNIFKEGVAKYEKK, encoded by the coding sequence ATGGCCAATAAGAAACATATCAGCACCCCCCTTACCGATACGGTCGTCGCTGATCTCAAAATCGGTGATGAGGTTTTGATAACCGGGGTGATCTATACGGCCCGCGATGCCGCCCATAAGAAACTGGTGGACCTGATCGATAAGGGCGAGAAGCTCCCCTTCGATCCAAAGGGTCAAATCGTCTATTTTGCCGGCCCCAGCCCGACCAAGCCGGGGCAGGTGGTCGGCTCGATTGGCCCGACAACCTCATACCGCATGAATGCCTACTCCCCGCGGATGATCGAGGTCGGCCTTAAAGGGATGATCGGCAAGGGGGAAATGGGACCGGAAGTGGTCGCAAAAATGAAAGAGAAGAGAGCGGTCTATTTCGCCGCGGTCGGTGGAGCGGCGGCGCTGATAGCCAAATCGGTCACCGGAAATGAACTGATTGCTTACGAAGAGCTGGGCGCCGAGGCGATTCGCAAGTTGACGGTCAAAGAATTTCCCGCGATCGTTGCGCTAGACTGCCACGGCGGAAATATTTTCAAAGAGGGCGTCGCCAAGTATGAAAAGAAGTAA
- a CDS encoding M48 family metallopeptidase: MRLSILVFSLLLLTGTIFAGVPDSSAVPPDTSSIPASDTISSAATKTSSADFEYPMSPDRKAKLISYSKFVNGWRFISFFVSIAILIIVLYTGLSARFRKWALGITQKQFLVYLLYFIFFLLFMTLINFPVDYYRNFVVEHDYGFSNQTFGQWMGDNLKTFAVIFIFGFFIFLILYWLINRFKKWWLYFAIGIIPFMVLVIVIFPVLVAPIFNKFEPIKNQELKTEMIALASRAGITNPDIYEVDASKQSSKVNAYFTGMFGTKRIVLYDTSIKNFSVNELKFIMGHEIGHYLKNHIWYGLFIAVVIMFLMGYLIDKLLPRFISRQSRRLGFTHLGDMASLPLILLFVTIFSFITQPIENGASRYFEYQSDQYGLEISGVTGDEAVTAFDKLSVANLSDPEPPALIEFWFYDHPALKKRMENARMLYRRTHPGV, encoded by the coding sequence ATGAGGTTGTCCATCCTTGTTTTTTCCCTGCTTTTATTAACCGGAACTATTTTTGCCGGGGTGCCCGATTCATCCGCCGTTCCGCCCGATACCTCCTCGATCCCCGCTTCCGATACCATTTCATCGGCCGCCACTAAGACGTCCTCGGCCGATTTTGAATATCCTATGTCGCCCGATAGAAAAGCCAAACTGATTTCTTATTCGAAATTTGTCAACGGTTGGCGGTTCATATCATTTTTCGTCAGCATTGCTATTCTTATTATCGTCCTGTATACCGGCCTTTCGGCCCGATTCCGGAAATGGGCCTTGGGCATCACCCAAAAGCAATTCCTGGTTTACCTTCTCTATTTTATTTTCTTCCTGCTCTTCATGACCCTCATCAATTTCCCCGTTGATTATTACCGCAATTTTGTGGTCGAGCATGATTATGGATTCTCCAATCAAACCTTCGGCCAGTGGATGGGCGATAATCTCAAAACCTTCGCCGTAATATTTATCTTCGGATTTTTCATTTTCCTGATCCTGTACTGGCTGATAAACCGTTTCAAGAAATGGTGGCTCTATTTCGCAATCGGCATCATACCTTTCATGGTTCTGGTCATAGTCATTTTCCCGGTACTTGTCGCGCCGATTTTCAACAAGTTCGAACCGATTAAGAACCAGGAACTGAAGACTGAAATGATCGCCCTGGCCAGCCGGGCAGGCATCACCAATCCCGACATATATGAAGTTGATGCATCCAAGCAGTCTTCCAAGGTGAACGCCTATTTCACCGGCATGTTCGGCACCAAAAGGATCGTATTGTATGACACCTCCATCAAGAACTTCAGTGTCAATGAACTGAAATTCATCATGGGTCATGAAATTGGGCACTATCTGAAAAACCACATTTGGTACGGATTGTTTATCGCGGTTGTGATAATGTTTTTGATGGGGTATCTGATTGACAAATTGCTGCCTCGTTTTATCAGCCGCCAGAGCCGTCGCCTGGGATTCACCCACCTGGGGGATATGGCCAGCCTGCCGCTCATCCTGCTTTTCGTTACCATTTTCAGTTTTATAACTCAGCCGATTGAGAATGGCGCCAGCCGCTACTTTGAATATCAGTCCGACCAATATGGTCTGGAAATATCGGGAGTGACCGGTGATGAGGCGGTCACCGCTTTCGATAAACTCTCGGTGGCCAATCTTTCCGACCCGGAGCCGCCGGCTCTGATTGAATTCTGGTTCTATGACCACCCGGCGCTGAAAAAAAGAATGGAAAACGCCCGGATGCTGTACCGTCGAACGCACCCGGGTGTATAA
- a CDS encoding fumarate hydratase — protein MRQISTKVIIDAVRKLSIDASYDLGQDVVTAIKNAKEVEESPVARGILDQVLENARIAHDETAPMCQDTGFAVLFVELGQQVEIVDGDFYEALHEGVRRGYKDGYLRKSIVSDPLERRNTGDNTPAVIHTDIVPGDKLKIIIAPKGGGSENMSEVKMMKPSDGIQGVKDFVIDRVRRSGGNPCPPIIVGVAIGGTFEKCAYLAKKALLREIGNRHPNKFYADLEIELLDKINKLGIGPQGLGGTTTALDVHIEVFPCHIASLPAAVNVQCHAARHKEIVL, from the coding sequence ATGCGTCAAATAAGTACCAAAGTCATTATCGACGCCGTTCGGAAACTGTCGATCGATGCTTCTTACGATCTGGGCCAGGATGTGGTCACGGCGATCAAGAACGCGAAAGAGGTCGAGGAATCGCCGGTGGCGCGGGGGATTCTGGATCAGGTTCTCGAAAATGCCAGAATCGCTCATGACGAGACAGCGCCGATGTGCCAGGATACCGGCTTCGCGGTTCTCTTTGTGGAGCTGGGCCAGCAGGTCGAAATTGTCGACGGCGATTTTTATGAAGCCTTGCATGAGGGTGTCAGGCGGGGATACAAAGACGGGTATCTGCGCAAATCGATCGTCAGCGATCCGCTCGAACGGAGAAACACCGGTGATAACACCCCGGCCGTCATCCATACCGACATTGTCCCCGGCGACAAACTGAAAATCATCATTGCCCCCAAAGGGGGCGGCTCGGAGAACATGTCCGAGGTGAAAATGATGAAACCATCGGATGGCATTCAGGGGGTCAAAGATTTTGTGATTGACCGCGTGCGCCGCTCCGGCGGCAACCCCTGTCCGCCGATTATTGTCGGCGTTGCTATTGGCGGTACTTTCGAGAAATGCGCCTATCTGGCCAAGAAAGCCCTCCTGCGCGAAATCGGCAATCGCCACCCCAACAAATTCTACGCCGATCTCGAAATCGAACTGCTCGATAAAATCAACAAGCTCGGTATCGGCCCGCAGGGACTGGGCGGCACCACTACTGCACTTGATGTGCATATTGAGGTGTTCCCCTGCCATATCGCCAGCCTTCCGGCGGCGGTCAATGTGCAGTGCCACGCCGCCCGGCATAAAGAGATTGTCCTTTAA